The segment GTCGCAACATACCTTTTTATGTCTTAACGAATGGCCCTTCCGAACATCAATGGAAGAAAATTAAAGCCTTACGTTTGGAAGATTACATGCCTCATTCCCAGATCATTGTTTCCGGGGATGTCGGATATTATAAACCTTCCCGGGAAATATTCCAAGTTATTGAAGCACAACAAACTGGTTCTCTAATTATGATTGGCGATTCCCTCAAAAACGACGTTCTTGGCGAAAGAAATGCAGGATGGGAAGCTGTTTGGTTTAATCATCGGCGTCGTGATGGTTATTATGATGGTCTCACTCTATTTTCATTTAGTCAGATAATGTCATATGTTTTAAAGTCCATAAATAAAGAAGCTGTGGGACTGACCTCGGTTATGAACTGAACCCCAAATTTTGGACAAGCTAATTATCTTTTAAATTTAAGGATTGATTCCTGTATTGAACAGGGTCAGTCCTTTAGTTTGCTCTTAATTCTCTTGTTATTATAAGAGTCGATATATTCATCAATTGCATCAACTAATTCTTCTACCTTTTTATACTTATGTTCTTGGTCATAATACATTTCTGATTTTAGTAGCCCAAAAAAGCCCTCCATGAGTCCGTTATCAATACTATTTCCCTTTCTTGACATACTTCTAATCATCGAATGTGCTTCTAATTCTTTCACATAAAATTGATGTTGGTATTGCCATCCTCTATCCGAATGAATAATTGTTCCTTGCGTATCGTTACAAGAAAATGCCTTGTGAAGCATGTCTCTAGTT is part of the Erysipelothrix piscisicarius genome and harbors:
- a CDS encoding HAD family hydrolase codes for the protein MTNLEMRRFRIQKPLEDIGIQISPAEADFFQERYAYHLDHLELHPAIHDLFTILNSRNIPFYVLTNGPSEHQWKKIKALRLEDYMPHSQIIVSGDVGYYKPSREIFQVIEAQQTGSLIMIGDSLKNDVLGERNAGWEAVWFNHRRRDGYYDGLTLFSFSQIMSYVLKSINKEAVGLTSVMN